The Rhodothermales bacterium genomic sequence ACAATGCACCCGAAGAGTGGGAAAAAGAGGATGATCAGCGCCCAGACCACCTTGTCGCCCGTCGAGCGGCTGCTGCCGGCAACCTCGATCAGCGCGATGATGTCCAGCACGATCACGATCGTCCAACAAATCCCGCTGCTCCCGAAGACGCGGACATGGTCGAACAGATTCGGCCCGCCGCAGCCGGCCAGTACTACAGCCGCGGCGCTCAGGAACAGGGCGGGAAGAAGGGCGCGTTTACCATTCATAGGTCGATCCCGTGGGTTGGTGACTGACGTTACGCGTTGCACGTTTTTCCGTTGAACGTTTGGTGTCTTGGTATGCACCGTTCAGCTGTGAAGCGTGATTCCAATACCGAACGCAAAACGTCAGTTGGTGAGACAAAGCTAGGTGGTATACGGGGGAATGGTTGCAGGTTTCAGGTTGCAGGTTGGCAGGTTTTATCTTTATGGATACCCAGGATCAAGGATGAGGCACCAACTTATAATCCCGCCAACTTGCAACCTTAATACTTCGGACACTTTTTGTAGCTGGACCGTTCCTGACGATCAGGCCCCGCCTCGCCCCGAGGAGGGGCACATCCCGTCGGCGCATAGCGGTGACGGGATGGGGAGGAGCAAATGGATGCCGGGCGGATGGGTCAAACGGCATCCCCAGTCGAGCTGCCTTTATTTTCTCAAACTCGGCCGTCAGGTCGAGTTGCAAAAAAATGATCCACGTTAATGCCGGGCAATACTCCTCCCCGTTCCGACATCGATAAATCGACGTCGGAACTCGCCCCTCCTCGAATCGAGAGCCTGCCCCGTACTTGATACGGGGAG encodes the following:
- a CDS encoding PLD nuclease N-terminal domain-containing protein yields the protein MNGKRALLPALFLSAAAVVLAGCGGPNLFDHVRVFGSSGICWTIVIVLDIIALIEVAGSSRSTGDKVVWALIILFFPLFGCIVYYLFARK